The following proteins come from a genomic window of Lolium rigidum isolate FL_2022 chromosome 5, APGP_CSIRO_Lrig_0.1, whole genome shotgun sequence:
- the LOC124653112 gene encoding amino acid permease 6-like, whose protein sequence is MGTERRSVVYDAEGGDDHERQGTVWTATSHIVAAVVGSGVLALAWTVAQLGWAVGPLVLLGFSGVTYYTSTLLANCYRYPDPVSGSVNREYIDAVRCYLGRKSVLLCGCAQYVNLWGTLVGYTITASTSMIAVKRVNCFHRSGFSVTGCDGSGSTYMVVFGLMQLLLSQLPSLHNIAWLSVVAVATSFGYSFISLGLCAAKWASHGDVRGTLAGASIDAPRDKAFNVLLALGNIAFSYTFADVLIEIQDTLRSPPAENKTMKRASLYGLSMTTVFYLLLGCTGYAAFGNDAPGNILTGYAFCEPYWLVDVANVCVIVHLAGAYQVFAQPIFARLESYVACRWPDSKIITATYYVRVPGRPSSSVPVAPLKLVLRTVIIMFTTLVAMLLPFFNAVLGLIGALGFWPLSVYFPVSMHIARLSIRRGEGRWWSLQAMSFVCLLISLAASIGSVQDIVHNLKTATPFKTVD, encoded by the exons ATGGGAACGGAGAGGAGATCAGTTGTGTACGATGCTGAAGGAGGCGACGATCATGAGAGGCAAG GGACCGTGTGGACGGCGACGTCGCACATCGTTGCGGCGGTGGTCGGCTCCGGCGTGCTAGCTCTGGCGTGGACGGTGGCGCAGCTGGGGTGGGCGGTCGGCCCGCTCGTCCTCCTGGGCTTCTCCGGCGTCACGTACTACACCTCCACACTCCTCGCCAACTGCTACCGCTACCCGGACCCTGTCAGCGGTTCCGTCAACCGCGAGTACATCGACGCCGTCCGATGCTACCTTG GTCGAAAGAGCGTGCTGCTGTGCGGGTGCGCGCAGTACGTGAACCTGTGGGGCACGCTTGTTGGCTACACCATCACGGCAAGCACCAGCATGAT CGCGGTGAAGCGGGTGAACTGCTTTCACCGATCGGGATTCAGCGTGACGGGATGCGACGGGTCGGGGAGCACGTACATGGTGGTTTTCGGCCTGatgcagctgcttctctcccagcTCCCCAGCCTCCACAATATCGCCTGGCtctccgtcgtcgccgtcgccacctcCTTCGGCTACTCCTTCATCAGCCTCGGCCTCTGCGCCGCCAAGTGGGCCTCCCACGGCGACGTCCGCGGCACCCTCGCCGGCGCCAGCATCGACGCGCCCCGCGACAAGGCCTTCAACGTCCTCCTCGCCCTCGGCAACATCGCCTTCTCCTACACATTCGCCGACGTGCTCATCGAGATCCAGGACACGCTCAGGTCGCCCCCCGCGGAGAACAAGACCATGAAGCGCGCCTCGCTCTACGGCCTCAGCATGACCACCGTCTTCTACCTCCTGCTCGGCTGCACCGGCTACGCGGCATTCGGCAACGACGCCCCCGGGAACATCCTCACCGGCTACGCCTTCTGCGAGCCCTACTGGCTCGTCGACGTCGCCAACGTCTGCGTCATCGTGCACCTCGCCGGCGCCTACCAGGTGTTCGCGCAGCCCATCTTCGCGAGGCTCGAGAGCTACGTCGCGTGCCGGTGGCCCGACTCCAAGATCATCACCGCCACCTACTACGTGCGCGTTCCCGGCCGGCCGTCCTCGTCGGTGCCGGTGGCGCCGCTCAAGCTGGTGCTGCGCACCGTCATCATCATGTTCACCACGCTGGTGGCGATGCTGCTGCCGTTTTTCAACGCCGTGCTGGGGCTCATCGGCGCGCTCGGCTTCTGGCCGCTCTCCGTCTACTTCCCCGTCAGCATGCACATCGCTAGGCTAAGCATCAGGCGCGGCGAGGGGCGGTGGTGGTCGCTTCAGGCCATGAGCTTCGTCTGCCTCCTCATCTCCCTCGCCGCCAGCATCGGCTCCGTGCAGGACATCGTGCACAACCTCAAGACCGCCACGCCCTTCAAGACTGTCGACTGA